A section of the Pochonia chlamydosporia 170 chromosome 2, whole genome shotgun sequence genome encodes:
- a CDS encoding protein mesA (similar to Aspergillus niger CBS 513.88 XP_001388933.1) codes for MATALPYVNRQNGMNNQSNGSLSNQRASLASFPSSRSPSQMSQTSRQARSPQLPVTDTDHTSDPSSKSKTPSLAPSSQHSSLSAPRRLGADARSSRKLKSQYPRGSADNHVEYILVASFDIDRGPVMEHQYPVAITGDENMLAELMLPDQAHARNQDWTIFFLHKDTSQEEEDAERQAKERRRQLRRRRRNRAAGVVTEADDGDVFDDDDDEDIEDDEDDDLDDESTDSEPEGGEGPPLIYVLNLVNTKHDKSVKRGAIVKAMAICTRHPFLHIYKPLLLLALEEYFKSPVPETLSMLYDAVNAMDLSLMPRLSILERHLLLASENRDLFVEKFEQMIQIRLVEDRADGLADGQVDDSRSPAKPQGISRAGTKAHVEGGSQALYSVPRDTHEFESKVMYKGIPIPIKVPTAVMPETVGDFSLIKLIQNFSETHAKSPQPFALHPHLTTNGSGTHPIIVLVNGLLTQKRIIFLGHNMPSGEVAEAVLAACALASGGLLRGFTRHAFPYTDLTKIDDLLNVPGFIAGVTNPTFEMHPEWWDILCDLPSGRIKISSKIEPAAVTEGLLYFQQQNPTLATIASGNTNNSQDLTGDGAFMADILKSIAIRHGERVIRAKWRDWVNKFTRIAAQFEESVYGASALYIGSEDQGMTLPGASGHGYVWSDDAAKNKELAGNVTRIEGWRNTRSYYSYIQDLAQVYTVRPLKGLDLAHMHDRLRMQRLSPTQSKDIYLTLSKYIHSYDEICLLLNVAPESHAGLFYLALGLFHQDREVRLKTSELLSRVAEHEAGQHWWKGLSRFEKLAYERIRREVDVEMRAKLEKEGLSPSIERRIS; via the exons CAACCAGTCGAATGGTTCCTTATCCAACCAACGAGCATCTCTCGCATCATTTCCATCGTCACGATCCCCCTCACAAATGTCACAAACCTCTCGTCAGGCGCGGTCGCCCCAGCTGCCCGTGACCGACACCGACCACACCTCGGACCCGAGTTCCAAGTCCAAAACGCCATCGCTGGCCCCATCATCTCAGCACTCGAGCTTGTCAGCTCCACGAAGATTAGGAGCGGACGCCCGATCATCGAGAAAGCTCAAATCGCAGTACCCCCGAGGGTCAGCCGATAATCATGTCGAATATATCCTGGTGGCTTCGTTCGACATTGACCGGGGTCCAGTAATGGAACACCAGTATCCAGTCGCCATCACCGGAGACGAGAACATGCTGGCAGAACTTATGCTTCCCGATCAAGCACATGCTCGAAATCAAGACTGGACCATATTCTTCTTGCACAAAGACACCAGtcaggaagaagaggatgcTGAGAGGCAGGCAAAGGAGCGTAGGCGACAATTACGCAGAAGGCGGAGAAACAGAGCCGCGGGAGTTGTCACGGAAGCTGACGACGGGGATGTatttgacgatgacgacgatgaagatatagaggatgatgaagacgatgatttGGATGACGAGTCGACTGATAGCGAGCCTGAAGGCGGAGAAGGGCCGCCATTGATTTATGTCTTGAACCTCGTGAATACCAAACATGACAAGTCTGTGAAGCGTGGTGCGAttgtcaaggccatggctATTTGCACGCGGCATCCATTTTTACACATTTACAAG CCCCTGCTCTTACTTGCGCTGGAGGAATATTTCAAGTCACCGGTCCCTGAAACCCTTTCTATGCTTTACGACGCCGTCAACGCCATGGACCTGTCGCTTATGCCGCGGCTCAGCATCCTCGAGAGACATCTCTTGTTAGCTAGTGAAAACCGAGACCTGTTTGTGGAAAAGTTTGAGCAGATGATACAGATAAGATTGGTCGAAGACAGGGCAGACGGGTTGGCAGACGGACAGGTTGATGATTCAAGGAGTCCTGCTAAACCACAGGGCATATCTCGAGCCGGTACGAAAGCTCACGTCGAGGGTGGAAGCCAGGCGCTATACTCTGTGCCTAGAGACACGCATGAGTTTGAGAGCAAAGTCATGTACAAAGGAATTCCTATTCCCATCAAGGTCCCCACAGCCGTTATGCCCGAGACCGTTGGCGACTTCTCCTTGATCAAGCTCATCCAGAACTTTTCCGAGACGCACGCAAAGTCACCACAGCCGTTTGCACTTCATCCTCACTTGACCACGAACGGCTCAGGCACGCATCCCATCATTGTCTTGGTCAACGGGCTATTAACACAAAAGCGAATCATTTTCTTGGGCCACAACATGCCATCAGGCGAAGTTGCAGAAGCTGTACTGGCTGCCTGTGCACTTGCGTCTGGCGGGTTATTGCGAGGGTTCACTCGGCATGCATTTCCCTATACCGACCTGACCAAAATCGACGATCTATTGAATGTCCCCGGATTTATTGCTGGTGTCACCAATCCAACTTTCGAAATGCACCCTGAGTGGTGGGACATACTCTGCGACCTGCCAAGCGGTCGTATCAAGATTAGCAGCAAGATCGAACCGGCTGCCGTCACTGAGGGTTTGCTATACTTTCAGCAGCAGAATCCAACATTGGCGACTATTGCCAGTGGCAACACGAACAACAGCCAGGATCTCACGGGCGATGGAGCATTCATGGCCGATATTTTGAAGAGTATCGCCATACGTCATGGCGAGAGAGTGATTCGAGCCAAATGGAGGGATTGGGTCAATAAATTTACACGCATTGCAGCCCAGTTTGAGGAAAGCGTGTACGGAGCAAGTGCATTGTACATTGGTAGCGAGGACCAAGGGATGACACTTCCCGGCGCCAGCGGCCACGGCTATGTCTGGTCAGATGACGCGGCGAAAAATAAGGAACTCGCCGGAAATGTGACTCGAATCGAGGGCTGGCGAAACACGCGAAGCTACTACAGCTACATTCAG GACCTCGCGCAAGTATACACGGTTCGACCTCTAAAGGGACTAGACTTGGCACACATGCACGACCGCTTACGGATGCAACGGCTGTCGCCTACTCAAAGCAAGGACATTTATCTTACCCTCTCCAAATACATCCACTCATACGACGAGATATGTCTCCTGCTAAATGTGGCGCCCGAGTCGCACGCCGGCCTATTCTACCTCGCCCTCGGACTATTCC